The following coding sequences are from one Rutidosis leptorrhynchoides isolate AG116_Rl617_1_P2 chromosome 11, CSIRO_AGI_Rlap_v1, whole genome shotgun sequence window:
- the LOC139876303 gene encoding F-box protein At3g54460 isoform X1: MDHEQNQIEIRDHKLCGYLCIVLSVHHNIAKTLIVNTRCDIHYEGSNVGFVSSNGVFMSVINSNSDEKLKKKKKLSKIGLVHGSVSVVNQLHVLVNHKCLKIDSRLIRVVSKEGEGEMEKDVRVVVLVDVYLPIALFSGSQFPKSRSKAAAALFRHLRCDWQARLSMLNFINPDHEIDNIVWKTSDCHVLGCNQHCNAPDSSRNQLFELHEIFSSLPSISTIENSIRSKINPANDANLSGFWVLPDDVLINILTVLDPLELLRVSSTCHHLRLLSATIMPSMILKLYPHQQSAVDWMLKRERDPQVFPNPMYMKFETEDGFAFNINTVAGELVSGPVPMIKDFRGGMFCDEPGLGKTITALSLILKTLGTLADPPEGVEVIWCTQKDDQKCGYYELGGDSINCNSALNGKKVANRTSRRSLTLLEDSKPNTSEKAITPIYIKSETPSVQCTRSWTKVKRNLLTKYEEGETSDDPTYEPSSRNMKKRTKTGTGKYFELNETWVQCDACRKWRKLVDPQNVDSSAAWFCSMNSDPYHQSCKAPQDSFDDCESVTYLPGFYTKGTEEGKEENVSFFTSVLKEHCGLINLETKKALTWLTKLTPDKLSKMETNGLVHPLSGTRVLATGEVRGFHKIFKAFGLVKRVEHGTMTWHYPRKLVNLAFDLAALKIALCEPLDSLRFYLSRATLIVVPANLVDHWKNQIIKHVKPGQLRVYIWADHKKPSVHNIAWDYDVVITTFSRLSAEWSPKKRSVLMQVHWLRVVFDEGHTLGSSLNLTNKLQLSVSLTASSRWLLTGTPTPNTPNSQVSNLQPMLKFLREEAYGLDQKTWEKGIVRPFEAKMEEGRTRLLELLGRCMISARKKDLRMIPPCIKKVVFLDFNEEHARSYNELVVTVRRNILMADWNDPSHVESLLNPKQWKFRSTTIRNVRLSCCVAGHIKVTDAGQDIQETMDILVENGLDPVSEEYSFIRYNILFGGKCMRCEEWCRLPVITPCRHLLCLDCVALNSEMCTYPGCDNLYEMQSPETLARPENPNPKWPVPKDLIELQPSYKQDDWNPDWQSTSSSKVAYLVNKLKELQEANNKITDNNCLNERHAEYNKIDDIFLTRNNAYARSVSGSPDKVLIFSQFLEHIHVIEQQLTVAGIKFVGMYSPMHTGNKLKSLATFQQDEECMALLMDGTGALGLDLSFVTRVFLMEPIWDKSMEEQVISRAHRMGATRPIHVETLAMHGTIEEQMVKFLQDINECRELMKEEYMHEGAKARRTLHDFAESNYLAQLSFVRKISKSEGALSIVNME, translated from the exons ATGGATCATGAGCAAAATCAAATTGAAATTCGTGATCACAAATTATGCGGTTATTTATGCATTGTTCTCTCTGTTCATCACAACATTGCCAAAACCCTAATTGTCAACACTCGTTGCGATATTCATTACGAAGGATCAAATGTAGGTTTCGTTTCATCAAATGGCGTGTTTATGTCAGTAATTAATTCGAATTCTGATgagaaattgaagaagaagaagaaattgagTAAGATAGGGTTAGTGCATGGGAGTGTAAGTGTGGTTAATCAGCTTCATGTTTTGGTTAATCATAAGTGTTTGAAGATAGATTCGAGATTGATTCGAGTTGTATCGAAGGAAGGAGAAGGGGAAATGGAGAAGGATGTTAGGGTTGTTGTGCTTGTTGATGTTTATTTGCCTATTGCTCTGTTTTCCGGTTCGCAGTTTCCGAAATCGCGGTCTAAAGCTGCTGCAGCTCTTTTTCGACATTTGAG GTGTGACTGGCAAGCCAGGCTGTCAATGCTGAATTTTATCAATCCCGATCACGAAATCGACAACATCGTTTGGAAAACATCAGATTGTCATGTTCTTGGATGCAACCAACATTGTAACGCACCCGATTCATCACGAAATCAACTATTCGAACTCCACGAAATTTTCAGCAGTTTACCAAGCATCTCAACGATCGAAAATTCAATTCGTTCCAAAATAAATCCCGCAAACGATGCCAATTTATCCGGTTTTTGGGTGTTACCCGACGATGTACTAATAAACATACTAACCGTTCTTGACCCGCTCGAACTACTTAGGGTTTCATCAACTTGTCACCATCTAAGATTACTATCAGCAACAATAATGCCATCTATGATACTCAAACTTTATCCCCATCAACAATCAGCAGTCGATTGGATGTTAAAACGAGAACGGGACCCACAAGTTTTTCCAAACCCTATGTACATGAAATTCGAAACTGAAGACGGGTTTGCTTTTAATATCAATACGGTTGCCGGAGAACTTGTATCGGGTCCCGTTCCTATGATTAAAGACTTTCGTGGCGGTATGTTTTGTGATGAACCCGGTTTAGGTAAAACTATAACCGCTTTGTCTTTAATTTTGAAAACGCTTGGAACCCTTGCTGACCCGCCCGAAGGGGTCGAGGTAATTTGGTGCACACAAAAAGATGACCAAAAATGTGGCTATTATGAACTTGGTGGGGATAGTATAAACTGTAATAGTGCTTTAAATGGTAAAAAAGTTGCCAATCGTACTAGTCGAAGAAGCTTAACGTTACTCGAGGACTCAAAACCGAATACGTCAGAAAAGGCGATTACACCGATTTACATAAAATCGGAAACACCTTCGGTTCAGTGCACGAGAAGTTGGACCAAAGTCAAGAGAAATTTGTTGACCAAATATGAAGAAGGGGAGACATCAGATGATCCAACATATGAACCATCATCAAGAAACATGAAAAAAAGAACAAAAACGGGGACTGGAAAATATTTTGAACTGAACGAAACGTGGGTCCAGTGTGACGCGTGTCGAAAATGGAGAAAACTTGTGGACCCACAAAATGTAGATTCTTCAGCTGCATGGTTTTGTAGTATGAACAGTGACCCGTATCATCAAAGTTGCAAGGCCCCACAAGATTCATTTGATGATTGTGAGTCGGTAACGTATCTACCCGGTTTTTACACTAAGGGAACTGAAGAAGGTAAAGAAGAAAACGTTTCGTTTTTCACGAGTGTGTTAAAAGAGCATTGTGGGTTAATTAATCTCGAGACGAAAAAGGCGTTAACTTGGTTAACGAAACTAACACCCGATAAGCTTTCGAAAATGGAGACAAATGGATTAGTCCACCCTTTATCAGGAACTCGAGTGTTAGCTACAGGGGAGGTTCGCGGGTTTCATAAGATTTTTAAAGCTTTTGGTTTAGTCAAACGGGTCGAACACGGAACGATGACGTGGCATTACCCGAGAAAATTAGTCAACTTGGCTTTCGATTTAGCTGCTTTAAAGATTGCTCTTTGTGAGCCACTTGATTCGTTGAGATTCTATTTATCCCGGGCAACTTTAATTGTGGTTCCCGCTAATCTAGTTGACCATTGGAAGAATcaaattataaagcatgtgaaacCCGGCCAGTTGCGCGTGTATATTTGGGCGGATCATAAGAAACCGTCTGTTCATAATATTGCATGGGATTATGATGTTGTCATCACTACTTTTAGCCGTTTAAGTGCTGAGTGGAGCCCGAAAAAGAGAAGTGTACTAATGCAAGTTCATTGGTTAAGAGTCGTGTTTGATGAAGGGCACACACTCGGGTCAAGTTTGAATTTGACCAATAAATTACAGTTATCGGTTTCGTTAACCGCTTCTAGCCGTTGGTTGTTAACCGGGACCCCTACTCCTAATACACCAAACAGTCAGGTTTCAAATCTTCAACCTATGCTTAAGTTTTTACGCGAAGAAGCATACGGGTTGGACCAAAAAACATGGGAAAAAGGCATCGTTAGGCCATTCGAGGCGAAAATGGAAGAGGGTAGGACCCGTTTGTTAGAGTTACTTGGTAGGTGTATGATTAGTGCGAGAAAAAAGGATTTAAGGATGATTCCTCCGTGTATTAAGAAGGTGGTTTTTTTGGATTTTAACGAAGAGCATGCGAGGAGTTATAATGAATTAGTTGTTACGGTTAGGCGTAATATACTTATGGCTGATTGGAACGACCCGTCTCATGTTGAGAGTTTGCTTAATCCAAAACAATGGAAATTTAGAAGTACTACAATTAGAAATGTGCGGTTATCTTGTTGTGTTGCTGGACATATTAAAGTAACTGATGCAGGACAAGATATTCAAGAAACAATGGATATTTTGGTTGAAAATGGTTTGGATCCCGTTTCGGAGGAATATTCTTTCATCAGATATAACATTCTCTTTGGTGGAAAGTGTATGAG ATGTGAGGAGTGGTGTCGGCTACCTGTAATAACGCCATGTAGGCATCTATTGTGTTTGGATTGTGTGGCTTTAAACAGTGAAATGTGTACATACCCTGGATGTGATAATTTGTATGAAATGCAAAGTCCCGAAACTTTAGCCCGTCCAGAAAACCCTAATCCTAAATGGCCTGTTCCAAAGGATCTGATCGAATTGCAGCCCTCATATAAACAG GATGATTGGAATCCTGATTGGCAATCAACTTCCAGTAGTAAAGTTGCATATCTTGTGAATAAGTTGAAAGAACTGCAGGAAGCTAATAATAAAATAACAGACAACAACTGCTTGAATGAGAGACATGCTGAATATAATAAAATTGATGATATTTTCTTGACGAGAAACAATGCTTATGCTAGATCTGTCAGTGGGTCCCCTGACAAAGTACTAATATTCTCTCAGTTTCTTGAGCATATACATGTCATTGAACAACAG TTGACAGTTGCTGGAATTAAATTTGTGGGAATGTACAGTCCAATGCATACTGGAAATAAG CTGAAATCTCTTGCTACCTTCCAGCAAGATGAGGAGTGTATGGCTCTTTTGATGGATGGAACTGGTGCATTAGGTCTTGATTTGAGTTTCGTAACTCGTGTCTTCCTAATGGAGCCTATTTGGGATAAAAG TATGGAAGAGCAGGTGATTAGTCGTGCACATAGGATGGGTGCTACACGTCCTATTCATGTAGAGACATTAGCTATGCACGGTACAATTGAAGAGCAGATGGTAAAATTTTTGCAG GATATCAATGAGTGCAGGGAGTTAATGAAAGAAGAGTATATGCATGAGGGTGCTAAAGCTCGACGTACGTTGCATGATTTTGCTGAAAGTAATTATTTGGCTCAACTAAGTTTTGTGCGAAAAATCTCTAAAAGCGAAG GAGCATTATCAATTGTAAATATGGAATGA
- the LOC139876303 gene encoding F-box protein At3g54460 isoform X2, producing the protein MDHEQNQIEIRDHKLCGYLCIVLSVHHNIAKTLIVNTRCDIHYEGSNVGFVSSNGVFMSVINSNSDEKLKKKKKLSKIGLVHGSVSVVNQLHVLVNHKCLKIDSRLIRVVSKEGEGEMEKDVRVVVLVDVYLPIALFSGSQFPKSRSKAAAALFRHLRCDWQARLSMLNFINPDHEIDNIVWKTSDCHVLGCNQHCNAPDSSRNQLFELHEIFSSLPSISTIENSIRSKINPANDANLSGFWVLPDDVLINILTVLDPLELLRVSSTCHHLRLLSATIMPSMILKLYPHQQSAVDWMLKRERDPQVFPNPMYMKFETEDGFAFNINTVAGELVSGPVPMIKDFRGGMFCDEPGLGKTITALSLILKTLGTLADPPEGVEVIWCTQKDDQKCGYYELGGDSINCNSALNGKKVANRTSRRSLTLLEDSKPNTSEKAITPIYIKSETPSVQCTRSWTKVKRNLLTKYEEGETSDDPTYEPSSRNMKKRTKTGTGKYFELNETWVQCDACRKWRKLVDPQNVDSSAAWFCSMNSDPYHQSCKAPQDSFDDCESVTYLPGFYTKGTEEGKEENVSFFTSVLKEHCGLINLETKKALTWLTKLTPDKLSKMETNGLVHPLSGTRVLATGEVRGFHKIFKAFGLVKRVEHGTMTWHYPRKLVNLAFDLAALKIALCEPLDSLRFYLSRATLIVVPANLVDHWKNQIIKHVKPGQLRVYIWADHKKPSVHNIAWDYDVVITTFSRLSAEWSPKKRSVLMQVHWLRVVFDEGHTLGSSLNLTNKLQLSVSLTASSRWLLTGTPTPNTPNSQVSNLQPMLKFLREEAYGLDQKTWEKGIVRPFEAKMEEGRTRLLELLGRCMISARKKDLRMIPPCIKKVVFLDFNEEHARSYNELVVTVRRNILMADWNDPSHVESLLNPKQWKFRSTTIRNVRLSCCVAGHIKVTDAGQDIQETMDILVENGLDPVSEEYSFIRYNILFGGKCMRCEEWCRLPVITPCRHLLCLDCVALNSEMCTYPGCDNLYEMQSPETLARPENPNPKWPVPKDLIELQPSYKQDDWNPDWQSTSSSKVAYLVNKLKELQEANNKITDNNCLNERHAEYNKIDDIFLTRNNAYARSVSGSPDKVLIFSQFLEHIHVIEQQLTVAGIKFVGMYSPMHTGNKLKSLATFQQDEECMALLMDGTGALGLDLSFVTRVFLMEPIWDKSMEEQVISRAHRMGATRPIHVETLAMHGTIEEQMDINECRELMKEEYMHEGAKARRTLHDFAESNYLAQLSFVRKISKSEGALSIVNME; encoded by the exons ATGGATCATGAGCAAAATCAAATTGAAATTCGTGATCACAAATTATGCGGTTATTTATGCATTGTTCTCTCTGTTCATCACAACATTGCCAAAACCCTAATTGTCAACACTCGTTGCGATATTCATTACGAAGGATCAAATGTAGGTTTCGTTTCATCAAATGGCGTGTTTATGTCAGTAATTAATTCGAATTCTGATgagaaattgaagaagaagaagaaattgagTAAGATAGGGTTAGTGCATGGGAGTGTAAGTGTGGTTAATCAGCTTCATGTTTTGGTTAATCATAAGTGTTTGAAGATAGATTCGAGATTGATTCGAGTTGTATCGAAGGAAGGAGAAGGGGAAATGGAGAAGGATGTTAGGGTTGTTGTGCTTGTTGATGTTTATTTGCCTATTGCTCTGTTTTCCGGTTCGCAGTTTCCGAAATCGCGGTCTAAAGCTGCTGCAGCTCTTTTTCGACATTTGAG GTGTGACTGGCAAGCCAGGCTGTCAATGCTGAATTTTATCAATCCCGATCACGAAATCGACAACATCGTTTGGAAAACATCAGATTGTCATGTTCTTGGATGCAACCAACATTGTAACGCACCCGATTCATCACGAAATCAACTATTCGAACTCCACGAAATTTTCAGCAGTTTACCAAGCATCTCAACGATCGAAAATTCAATTCGTTCCAAAATAAATCCCGCAAACGATGCCAATTTATCCGGTTTTTGGGTGTTACCCGACGATGTACTAATAAACATACTAACCGTTCTTGACCCGCTCGAACTACTTAGGGTTTCATCAACTTGTCACCATCTAAGATTACTATCAGCAACAATAATGCCATCTATGATACTCAAACTTTATCCCCATCAACAATCAGCAGTCGATTGGATGTTAAAACGAGAACGGGACCCACAAGTTTTTCCAAACCCTATGTACATGAAATTCGAAACTGAAGACGGGTTTGCTTTTAATATCAATACGGTTGCCGGAGAACTTGTATCGGGTCCCGTTCCTATGATTAAAGACTTTCGTGGCGGTATGTTTTGTGATGAACCCGGTTTAGGTAAAACTATAACCGCTTTGTCTTTAATTTTGAAAACGCTTGGAACCCTTGCTGACCCGCCCGAAGGGGTCGAGGTAATTTGGTGCACACAAAAAGATGACCAAAAATGTGGCTATTATGAACTTGGTGGGGATAGTATAAACTGTAATAGTGCTTTAAATGGTAAAAAAGTTGCCAATCGTACTAGTCGAAGAAGCTTAACGTTACTCGAGGACTCAAAACCGAATACGTCAGAAAAGGCGATTACACCGATTTACATAAAATCGGAAACACCTTCGGTTCAGTGCACGAGAAGTTGGACCAAAGTCAAGAGAAATTTGTTGACCAAATATGAAGAAGGGGAGACATCAGATGATCCAACATATGAACCATCATCAAGAAACATGAAAAAAAGAACAAAAACGGGGACTGGAAAATATTTTGAACTGAACGAAACGTGGGTCCAGTGTGACGCGTGTCGAAAATGGAGAAAACTTGTGGACCCACAAAATGTAGATTCTTCAGCTGCATGGTTTTGTAGTATGAACAGTGACCCGTATCATCAAAGTTGCAAGGCCCCACAAGATTCATTTGATGATTGTGAGTCGGTAACGTATCTACCCGGTTTTTACACTAAGGGAACTGAAGAAGGTAAAGAAGAAAACGTTTCGTTTTTCACGAGTGTGTTAAAAGAGCATTGTGGGTTAATTAATCTCGAGACGAAAAAGGCGTTAACTTGGTTAACGAAACTAACACCCGATAAGCTTTCGAAAATGGAGACAAATGGATTAGTCCACCCTTTATCAGGAACTCGAGTGTTAGCTACAGGGGAGGTTCGCGGGTTTCATAAGATTTTTAAAGCTTTTGGTTTAGTCAAACGGGTCGAACACGGAACGATGACGTGGCATTACCCGAGAAAATTAGTCAACTTGGCTTTCGATTTAGCTGCTTTAAAGATTGCTCTTTGTGAGCCACTTGATTCGTTGAGATTCTATTTATCCCGGGCAACTTTAATTGTGGTTCCCGCTAATCTAGTTGACCATTGGAAGAATcaaattataaagcatgtgaaacCCGGCCAGTTGCGCGTGTATATTTGGGCGGATCATAAGAAACCGTCTGTTCATAATATTGCATGGGATTATGATGTTGTCATCACTACTTTTAGCCGTTTAAGTGCTGAGTGGAGCCCGAAAAAGAGAAGTGTACTAATGCAAGTTCATTGGTTAAGAGTCGTGTTTGATGAAGGGCACACACTCGGGTCAAGTTTGAATTTGACCAATAAATTACAGTTATCGGTTTCGTTAACCGCTTCTAGCCGTTGGTTGTTAACCGGGACCCCTACTCCTAATACACCAAACAGTCAGGTTTCAAATCTTCAACCTATGCTTAAGTTTTTACGCGAAGAAGCATACGGGTTGGACCAAAAAACATGGGAAAAAGGCATCGTTAGGCCATTCGAGGCGAAAATGGAAGAGGGTAGGACCCGTTTGTTAGAGTTACTTGGTAGGTGTATGATTAGTGCGAGAAAAAAGGATTTAAGGATGATTCCTCCGTGTATTAAGAAGGTGGTTTTTTTGGATTTTAACGAAGAGCATGCGAGGAGTTATAATGAATTAGTTGTTACGGTTAGGCGTAATATACTTATGGCTGATTGGAACGACCCGTCTCATGTTGAGAGTTTGCTTAATCCAAAACAATGGAAATTTAGAAGTACTACAATTAGAAATGTGCGGTTATCTTGTTGTGTTGCTGGACATATTAAAGTAACTGATGCAGGACAAGATATTCAAGAAACAATGGATATTTTGGTTGAAAATGGTTTGGATCCCGTTTCGGAGGAATATTCTTTCATCAGATATAACATTCTCTTTGGTGGAAAGTGTATGAG ATGTGAGGAGTGGTGTCGGCTACCTGTAATAACGCCATGTAGGCATCTATTGTGTTTGGATTGTGTGGCTTTAAACAGTGAAATGTGTACATACCCTGGATGTGATAATTTGTATGAAATGCAAAGTCCCGAAACTTTAGCCCGTCCAGAAAACCCTAATCCTAAATGGCCTGTTCCAAAGGATCTGATCGAATTGCAGCCCTCATATAAACAG GATGATTGGAATCCTGATTGGCAATCAACTTCCAGTAGTAAAGTTGCATATCTTGTGAATAAGTTGAAAGAACTGCAGGAAGCTAATAATAAAATAACAGACAACAACTGCTTGAATGAGAGACATGCTGAATATAATAAAATTGATGATATTTTCTTGACGAGAAACAATGCTTATGCTAGATCTGTCAGTGGGTCCCCTGACAAAGTACTAATATTCTCTCAGTTTCTTGAGCATATACATGTCATTGAACAACAG TTGACAGTTGCTGGAATTAAATTTGTGGGAATGTACAGTCCAATGCATACTGGAAATAAG CTGAAATCTCTTGCTACCTTCCAGCAAGATGAGGAGTGTATGGCTCTTTTGATGGATGGAACTGGTGCATTAGGTCTTGATTTGAGTTTCGTAACTCGTGTCTTCCTAATGGAGCCTATTTGGGATAAAAG TATGGAAGAGCAGGTGATTAGTCGTGCACATAGGATGGGTGCTACACGTCCTATTCATGTAGAGACATTAGCTATGCACGGTACAATTGAAGAGCAGATG GATATCAATGAGTGCAGGGAGTTAATGAAAGAAGAGTATATGCATGAGGGTGCTAAAGCTCGACGTACGTTGCATGATTTTGCTGAAAGTAATTATTTGGCTCAACTAAGTTTTGTGCGAAAAATCTCTAAAAGCGAAG GAGCATTATCAATTGTAAATATGGAATGA